A genomic window from Sulfurimonas paralvinellae includes:
- a CDS encoding anaerobic ribonucleoside-triphosphate reductase activating protein yields the protein MNTDSGFNSKNDKVIYDITKFTHLDYPNHLAAIFWFSGCNMRCDYCYNKDIVFAKSGNYTFEDALDFLRSRVNLLEGVVLSGGEATLHQLQPFCQAIKALGFLIKLDTNGTNPQMMQKLLEAKLIDYIALDYKAPADKFEQITHSRKYREFSQTLDLLMASDVKFEVRTTLHADLLDEHDINSIIKDLHSRGYEQPYFIQDFRETQNNIGDLKQAKKNFDKSLLLEAKNIIWR from the coding sequence GTGAACACAGACAGCGGGTTCAATTCAAAGAACGATAAAGTCATCTATGATATAACGAAGTTCACGCATCTCGATTATCCTAACCATCTCGCTGCTATTTTTTGGTTCAGCGGATGCAATATGCGGTGTGATTACTGCTATAACAAAGATATTGTCTTTGCAAAGAGCGGTAATTACACATTTGAAGATGCACTGGACTTTCTACGCAGCAGAGTCAATCTGCTAGAAGGCGTCGTTCTCTCCGGAGGTGAAGCAACACTTCATCAACTCCAGCCCTTTTGCCAAGCTATCAAAGCACTTGGATTTTTAATCAAACTCGACACCAACGGCACCAATCCTCAAATGATGCAAAAACTGCTTGAAGCCAAACTCATAGATTATATAGCCCTTGATTACAAAGCACCTGCAGACAAATTTGAGCAAATAACCCATTCTAGAAAATACAGAGAGTTTTCTCAAACACTTGACCTGCTTATGGCATCGGATGTAAAGTTTGAGGTACGCACCACTCTGCATGCAGATCTTTTGGATGAGCATGACATCAATTCCATCATAAAAGATTTACACTCAAGAGGATATGAACAGCCATACTTCATTCAAGATTTTCGCGAGACCCAAAACAACATCGGCGACCTCAAACAAGCTAAAAAAAATTTTGATAAATCACTGCTGTTAGAAGCCAAAAATATCATTTGGCGATAA
- the nrdD gene encoding anaerobic ribonucleoside-triphosphate reductase, which yields MSKEDILMLLESKRQKCIVYTRVMGYHRPVESFNIGKTGEHRQRVQFKER from the coding sequence ATGAGTAAAGAAGATATTTTAATGCTTTTAGAGAGTAAACGTCAAAAGTGTATTGTCTACACAAGAGTTATGGGTTACCATAGACCTGTTGAGAGCTTTAACATAGGGAAAACAGGTGAACACAGACAGCGGGTTCAATTCAAAGAACGATAA